The window TTCCAACAGAGtgggagagcagagcagaagaggaggagctggagatcAGCGTGGAGGATCTGACAGAAGAAAATTATGTTCCCAAGAAAAAGGCCTTTCACCCTTTCAGTGGCCGAGGATACCGACTTGGCAGGTAAGAGATTGTCGTTGTAAGAATATTACCAAGTAAAAAGTTGAATTTCAGAGTATTATATATGTTGGTAAATACTTTTTCCATTCTCAACAGAATTATTTTGCATATAAATATGTAACTATTGTCATAAGTAATCAATAATTCCCTTCCTGAGTTGCcattattatttaaaagttGTCTGTGAAGTTCCAAGATACCAAACTGCTTTGTACCACTAGGTGTCCCTCTAAATCCAGGCATCAAAAATCCCACAAGTAAATCTGGCCAAGCAGACAGCCACACTGATGACCTGAGAGGCTCAACCTTTTCAGAGCCTCACCGTATGACTATTAAAATTTTCCAGGGAGTCCAAAAgtattttgtgtcagtttttctcTACCCATGTATAGCTGtaataaaaattagaaaaacacacaatgcaGATGCTGTACATACTATACTTCTAACTGGTTCTTAAGCTTTCATTTATTCCTGTCCTTTCCAAGTGTTGCACCAAGAGTAGTGGCCAGGTCACCGTCTGTGCACGAGGATGGAGAATCTCCTCGTATTCCCATGGTAACACTAGACCACGCCCTTCCTGTTACCTCCCTGCAGATTTGGTTGGCTGATGGCAGGAGATTGGTACAGAGGTTTAACCTATCACATCGGTGAGTATCACGATGTCAAGGCCAAAACACATCTCTCCACATCTCAGTCTGTGAGtttgaaaacatcaaatattaTCTACAtattaaagagagagaagaatatCTTGACACTGTCTACTCCTGCTTTGCTGTCTGTAAATCCCATAATCTCAAGCGTCGCAGGATAGAATTAGTTCATGGAATGAcaaaagatttttgtttgttctagCTCATGAGGTGGTGAGGGGGTTTGTTTGAGGATTACATAATGCTTTGTTCTTGTTTGCAGGAGTTTGAAGGCATGGTGCATGTTATATACCCTGCCACAGTGCATGGGGCTGCAGAAAACATAATCTGAGATGTAGCAACAGAGTGGATCTATAAAATCCCCAGAGAGAGCTTGCGTAACTCTAATGCAGCATTTATATAACAGGGTTAGTTCCTACAGGATAGAGGACTGAACCCTTGCAACCTTCAGCTAGCCTCAGTATGTGAAGGCCTGAATAGGGCCGCCATAGGACTGCTGGTGTATGCTGGATCGTAATTAATAATAGATGATGATATTAGTATAGTGCTTCAGAGAGAATAGAGTATTTGGCTGGTAATGCTTTGCCACTGAAAAGGAACAGACATGTTCAGTAGggaatatttctgtctgtctttcttttttatatatatatatgtgtatatgtatatatgtgtatatgtatatatgtgtgtgtatatgtatgtatgtgtgtgtatatgtatgtatgtgtgtgtatatgtatgtatatatgtatatatgtatatgtgtatatgtgtgtatgtatatgtgtgtgtgtatatgtgtgtgtgtatgtatatgtgtgtgtgtatatgtgtgtgtgtatgtatatatatgtgtgtgtatatgtgtgtgtgtgtatatatgtgtgtgtgtgtatgtatatatatgtgtgtgtatatgtgtgtgtgtatgtatatgtatatgtgtgtgtatatgtgtgtatatatatatgtgtgtgtatatatatatgtgtgtgtgtatatatatatatgtgtgtatatatacatatgtgtgtgtatatacatatgtgtgtgtatatatgtgtgtatatgtgtgtatatgtatatgtgtgtgtatgtatatgtgtgtgtatatatgtgtgtgtatgtatatgtgtgtgtgtatatgtgtgtgtgtgtgtatatatatatatgtgtgtgtatatgtgtgtgtgtgtatatgtgtgtgtgtgtgtatatgtgtgtgtatgtatatatatgtgtgtatatgtgtgtatatatatatgtgtgtatatgtgtgtatatatatatgtgtgtatatatgtgtgtgtgtatatatatgtgtgtatatatatatgtgtgtatatatgtgtatatatgtgtgtatgtgtgtgtgtgtatatatgtgtgtgtatatatatgtgtgtatatatatgtgtgtatgtatgtatatatatatgtgtatgtgtgtatgtgtgtgtatatgtatatatgtgtgtatgtgtgtgtatatgtatatatgtgtgtatgtatgtatatgtatatgtgtgtatatgtatatgtatatgtgtgtatatgtatatgtgtatgtgtgtatatatatatatgtgtatatatatgtgtatgtatatatatatgtgtatatgtgtatgtgtgtatatatatatatgtgtatatgtatgtgtgtatatatatatatatatgtgtatgtgtgtatatatatatgtgtgtatatatatgtatatgtatatgtgtatgtgtgtatatgtatatgtgtatgtgtgtatatgtatatatgtgtatatgtgtatgtatgtatatatgtgtatatgtgtatgtgtgtatatatgtgtatatgtgtatgtgtatatatatatatgtgtatgtgtatatatatatatgtgtatgtgtatgtgtatatatatatatgtgtatgtgtgtatatatatatgtgtgtatatatatgtgtatgtgtgtatatatatatatgtgtgtatatgtgtatgtgtgtatatatatatgtgtgtatatgtgtatgtgtgtatatgtgtatgtgtgtatatgtgtgtgtgtatatatatgtgtgtgtgtatatatgtgtgtgtgtgtatatatatatgtgtgtgtgtatatgtgtatgtgtgtatatatatatgtgtgtgtgtatatgtgtatgtgtgtatatatatatgtgtgtgtgtgtgtatatgtgtgtgtgtatatgtgtatgtgtgtgtatatgtgtatgtgtgtgtgtatatgtgtgtgtatatatatgtgtgtgtgtatatgtgtatgtgtatatatatatgtgtgtgtgtatatgtgtatgtgtatatatatatgtgtgtgtgtatatgtgtgtgtgtatatatatatgtgtgtatatgtgtgtatatatatatgtgtgtgtatatgtgtgtatatatatgtgtgtatatgtgtgtgtatatatgtgtgtgtatatgtgtgtgtgtgtgtatatatatgtgtgtgtgtatatatgtgtatatgtgtgtatatatatatgtgtgtatatatgtgtgtgtgtatatatatatatgtgtgtatgtgtgtgtatatatatatgtgtgtatatgtgtgtgtgtgtgtatatatatatatgtgtatatgtgtgtgtgtgtgtgtatatatatatgtatatgtgtgtgtgtgtgtgtgtatatatatatgtgtgtgtgtgtgtatatatatatatgtgtgtatatgtgtgtgtgtgtgtatatatatatgtgtgtatgtgtgtgtgtatatatatgtgtgtgtatatatatgtgtgtatatgtgtgtgtgtatatgtatgtgtgtgtgtatatatatgtgtgtgtgtatatatatgtgtatatgtgtgtatgtgtatatatatgtgtatatgtgtgtgtgtatgtatatgtgtgtgtgtatatatatgtgtgtgtatgtgtatatatatgtgtatatgtgtgtatatatgtgtatatgtgtgtatatatgtgtatatgtgtgtatatatgtgtgtatatatgtatatatgtgtgtatgtatgtgtatatatgtgtatatatgtatatatatatatatatatgtatatatgtgtatatatgtgtatatatatatatatatatatatatatatatatatatatatatgtgtatatatatatatatatatatatatatgtgtgtatatgtgtgtgtatatatgtgtgtatatgtgtgtgtatatatatgtatatgtttgcgtatatatgtatgtgtgtgtgcgtatatatataatgtgtgtgtgtatgtgtgtgtgtgtgtgtatgtatgtgtatatatgtatatgtatatatatgtatgtgtgtatatatatatatatatatatatatgtatatatatatatatgtatatatatatgtatatatgtatatgtatatatatatatgtatatatatatatgtatatatatgtatatatatgtatatatgtatatatatatatatgtatatgtatatatatgtatatatgtatatatatatatatatatatatatgtatatatatatgtatatatatatatatatgtatgtatatatatatatatatatatatatatatatatatatatatatatgtgtgtgtatgtgtatgtgtgtatatatatatatatatatatatatatatatatgtatatctatgtatgtatatatgtatgtgtatatgtatatggttctgtttcttttctagGATCACTGACGTTCAGGAGTTCGTGGCACGCTGTCAGAGGAGCTGCCCACCTTTTGTCCTGACAACATCACTTCCTTTCCGAGAGCTCAACAACAAAGAATTAAGTCTGGAAGAGGCGGACTTGGCCAATGCTGTCATTGTCCAGAGACCCCTGAACACACAGGCTCCATTTGGACACTCATGACCAATAGGGCCCCCTAATTAATAAACAAAGCGTCACTTTTCCCCTTACTGACATATCACCATGCCTCTTAACGCAATCTCACTTCCCCCTGTAActtataatctttatttatttagcagtTTGTGCTGCATTTGACGATTGCTATTTCCCTCTACAGTCTCCCCGTGGGATTATCTAATGGAGATATAGTCTGTTAGTTACAAAGGCGCTGCGGAGGGGCTGTAGTCAATGCTTactttgtcttctttctctgGAGGACAGTGTTTACCTGCCAGCAGATCTCCCCAAATCCCTATACCGCAGAAAAGCTATCAAGGCAAACCAATTCCGTCACCCATGCAGTTGGTCAACCATGTATGTCCATCTGTTGGTCTACGACATGtaaccctccctccctccttccttccttcacaATCAATCACAATAcgaccaccagcaccaccaacCAACTCTCTAAAGTCTTCCCAAACTGTGATCACCATTTTTCTGcactatttacagtaaaaacaagcagctgatatttcagtttgaatctCCAAGTTTACAAttatatttattgaaattatgatattttctttgcacattattatgataaaaagaaaaaaaaagaagacagccTGTTATTTATGTTGGCCTAACTGTTCAGGTCTGTCAGTTGTTATGTCGTTTTTTGTGAACATTTGCCTTGGTTTTCGCAGGGAGATTTAAATCAGAATGTACAATGTATGcatcatttaaagaaatgtcaCACAGCAAGGTACAATAAAAATCTTTCTCAAACttctatgtatttttatgatttatttttgatgtaaaCAATCAATTGAGGTTGGGTATTTTTATAGCAAATCTGTGacaatttaaattcaaattaatacTGCCCAGATGTTGTGTGAAGACTGCTGGTATGGTGATTATGGCATTACACCAAGCAGCACCTTATGTCTTAATGGAGCATCTGTGCTGTCATTACAGATTTAATGGAGACTGAGATTAAAGAGGTGGGGAGAGGCTATTGATGTCAAAGACGGGGGAATTGGAGGAATTATGTCTTCACAGTGGTGTTTCCTAACCCACTGAGTATGAAAGACGTATCTGATATGAAGTGTAACCGCACTGGTCATTATGTGCATTGATGGACAATGGGTTGTAGAAATAAGTGGCTTCACAACAAAATAGTTCAGGAAGgcgaaaaaagtaaaaattacaatgtAGATGGGGTGAAATAAAGTTGAATCCTTGCTGGGCCCTTACTTCCTCTTTAATCTTGAATCTTGTGTTTCTCTGCATGTGTAAGGATGTGTGCTTTTTCATAAGCGTGAGCTTTCTGCCTGGCCTTGGGAAGAAGGAGAACACCATTACCATTCTTCAATATTTAAAGTAATGGGAAGGAGGGAATGGGGGGGTTGTACAGAACAGGAGAGTGTATGCATTTGAGATGACAGCCTCAGGTTGGTCAAGGTCAGGGGAAGAAACTCACCAGCAGAAATATCCTAATCCCCTTTCAAGAATTACCTTTCTATGAGGCCATGCTACACATTTTAGGATTTTTACCTGAATGTGCAGGCTGTGAGCATCACTTGGTTGACAGCCAGAGGGGGTCTGGCTAAAGAGTAAAAGAGAGCACATTTCCTTTGTGCTACATATTTAATAAGGCTAAGCATGCAGGGAATTACTTTGCCTTTAACTCCCACATTTCCTTTCAGAATGACCCTTTTACTTGTGCGGCAGCCAACCTTTCATTTTGCACATTCCTCTTCACGCATTATCGGAAACATACCCATTCTAATGCAGGTCATATGCCTGACTTTTCTGCCGTGGCACCTTTTTCATTGTCAGTAATTTGGTTTCGGTAGAGGGGTTTGTATGCTAGGAATTTATGGAGAGGTATGGGTTCAGCAACCAAGGTCTCCATTACATGTTTGTTGTCATGCTCTGAGGAGAGGCGTACTGTGGAGAGCAAACCTCTTGCACTAAAAGAGCTGCTTATCAAAGTGTTTTGTGGGAAAAGGAAAGGCACTTAATATATCATAAGTCACAGACTCAAAAAGGGTCTATAAAATAGGAGTACAAGTGTTTGTGGAACTATATCTCATTCCCAAACCTGACATGAAATTCACAGAATAGCCatacattactttttttcagaGTCCATCTTAAGAACAATTTATTATAAAGAATAAATTTATTTCAtagaattaatgtttttttctaaattaaacaaaatagtAATCTTACAGATAATTTCAGACTGATATCTTAACCCTGCAAAACATTATGAGAATTTAGGAAATAAAGTAAACCTAAAGGGGCACTCTGCCAATTTTACACTAGAAGTTCAGTTTACTTATCATGAGGACTGCCATTCAGGCTGTGAATCAGATGTGAAAGTGaattacaaactggaggtgttGTGTTTGAAAGAAGTGGACTTTTCAAGGCAGGGGCAGTCTGATGACCTTTTCAGATGAGAAGGTATCAGAGTGAAATTAACCTGCATGTGTTCTACAGGTTTGGTTACATAGGGACTACCCGCAGGGATAGCTGTTGAACTGCAGCCGGTGAGTTAACATTTGACCTGAGAGATAGCCAGGACACGCTACAGCTAGGTAGTCACAACAGCTCCCTGaacttctttctccttcctctatACTGTCCTGTTTACTCCTCTGAGTATTTTACTCTCAGAATCTTACATAATttcattcaatatttattttgttgaaggTGAAAAAAAGCTCTCAGAGCTAACGAGCTTGGTAACTGCTTGCTCAGCTGTTAAAAGGGACAATAAATTCACGCAGattattttaaagacatttaaaattttggtGTGAGCAGAGTTGCATTACGGGAAATGAAAGATCCAGTGTTTAACCGATTCTGGGGACTAAAAGTCGGGATATCTCTGCAGCCTCTGCAGCTGGTTTTTGACCATTCTGCCTTTAATCTGTCTCATATGAGTCTTTCAGCTTTACAAAAGTTCAGTGCTGAATCACTGGAGGCACAGGCCTACCACACACAGGCTACACCTTGTTACTGGAATGTACAGTTTTAAATGTCATACTGTCTAAAAGTTTCCTGAAGTACAAAAAGCTGTCAATACAAACAATTACAAATGAGTCTTtctggtgatgatgatgatgatgattgcgGTTTTCTTCAGGTGTCCACCATAATGAAGAtcacgatgatgatgatgcagcGTGGGAAATATGTATAGGAAATACGTTGGACGCTTGAGCGCGTCTTTGTTGAATTCTTGTCACACCCACGAACCTTTCAGGCTCCCTCCTCCACAGAACCGCAAAGGTAATTGAGAGGAAACCAAACTGCATTTTAGACATTCCACTTCTACCACACCACTTCAAGAGAACGACGTTCACCGTCTCACTCAAACACAATGCAAGCCTCAATGTAATACTATGAAAACAactgtgtttctgctgcatAGCCCTACTGAAATGGGTTTCCATCTAACACTCATACTGCCGGTTTCAAACTACTTGGCTGCCGTAACCTCCAGAGTCGCACACATGCAGCCACACGGTACATGCAGTCCGTATGTGCCATGTACCGCCGCGGCCGCTGCAGGGCGCAGCTCCGTCACTGCAGACTGAAAACAAGTGAGAGCGGAGACGCGCAGACCATCTCCATCCTCCGCAGTCTCCTTTCTCATCCTGCCCGTCTGACTGACTGGCAGATCACCCCATTGGTCAAACTAACCAACAAACTGACTGGTTGCACCGCTCACAGCACCGGCTATTTTTCCATCAGCACGGGGTAAgatggtatttgttttttcttctagttttttttttgtttgtttgtttgtttgtttttttacatgcttCAGTGTTCTTATCAGGTGTACTGAGTGGTTGTTGATGGAGGCACTTACAGTCATAGTAAGATGAATGCAGACAACAATCTCCTGCAAGGGACATTGACGCATTTTGTGCCCCTTTTTGCTCTTTCTCAGTCATAACAGCTGTGCAAGCTTGTCAAATACAGCAAGTGACGACAACCTAAATGACTTTTAGTAGGCTATATATTTGAAAAGGGCGCTTAAGGtataatgtgtgcatgtgtgtgtgagtgagtgtgtgtgagagatttcTTGTTGCATTCCCCTGCATCTTCATTCATCTGTGCTCTTGTGCATTGTTccatttatatgtgtgttttccaAAGAGCAAGTCTTTGTCTGTGCtcatacatgtgtgtttatgtgcctgCATTCTTGTGCTTGTATGTTGCAGTACGTGCTTGTCATtcagtgcatatgtgtgcaGCCTATACGTGTGCGCTTTCtctgcgcgcgtgtgtgtgtttgtgtgtgtgtgtggcaccgCCTTTCTGACTTTGCCCTTCCCTCCTGGCCTCATTCCAGAGCACAACAGCATGTGAATGGCGGCAGAAAGTGGCAGAGTTGtcacagaggagcaggaggagctcCCAGCCTCTGGAGCCGTCATTCATGTGCAATACATGCACAACCGGAGTCAGAGCCACATCCAGTTTCAGCCTCTGACCTACACCACCCAGTGGCAGGCTCCTCGCGCTGTTGCTCACACAAGGAGTCACAGTCACACTCACTTCAAcactgcctcacacacacagt is drawn from Xiphias gladius isolate SHS-SW01 ecotype Sanya breed wild chromosome 4, ASM1685928v1, whole genome shotgun sequence and contains these coding sequences:
- the ubxn2a gene encoding UBX domain-containing protein 2A; the protein is MKDIDTVGGEKDENWVVSKENEEEAPMRRSFSVEDLLDEVEKICYNASGTSKVEMVVRLWKDGFTVNDEEFRSYSIPENQDFLDAIKRGELPTEWESRAEEEELEISVEDLTEENYVPKKKAFHPFSGRGYRLGSVAPRVVARSPSVHEDGESPRIPMVTLDHALPVTSLQIWLADGRRLVQRFNLSHRITDVQEFVARCQRSCPPFVLTTSLPFRELNNKELSLEEADLANAVIVQRPLNTQAPFGHS